In Mytilus edulis chromosome 13, xbMytEdul2.2, whole genome shotgun sequence, a single window of DNA contains:
- the LOC139502081 gene encoding interferon alpha-inducible protein 27, mitochondrial-like: MLLDKAVFIISFSVVSFNSGVYGLDWPWNWKVEDVTCYTTCLAAVGTGAVVGTPFAIPAAGFGAAGVAAGSVGAKVMSMIGVVQAGGWFAFFQSVGVTGVGATGKMVLASTVSPMCAAICGSSEEIQDLKCNTHIINGTKGLDEML; the protein is encoded by the exons ATGTTACTAGACAAAGCAGTGTTTATAATATCATTCAGTGTTGTGTCATTCAACAGTGGAGTGTATG GTTTAGATTGGCCATGGAATTGGAAAGTGGAAGATGTCACATGCTACACCACTTGTCTGGCAGCAGTTGGTACAGGAGCAGTTGTTGGAACCCCTTTTGCAATACCAGCAGCAGGATTTGGAGCCGCAGGGGTTGCTGCTGGATCTGTAGGTGCTAAAGTAATGTCCATGATAGGAGTTGTGCAGGCCGGAGGCTGGTTTGCCTTTTTTCAGTCGGTTGGCGTTACTGGTGTCGGGGCTACGGGTAAAATGGTATTAGCCTCGACAGTTTCACCAATGTGTGCAGCTATATGTGGAAGTTCAGAGGAAATACAAG aTCTAAAATGTAATACTCATATAATCAATGGAACGAAAGGCTTAGATGAAATGTTATAA